One part of the Candida albicans SC5314 chromosome R, complete sequence genome encodes these proteins:
- a CDS encoding uncharacterized protein (Ortholog(s) have ATPase activator activity, soluble NSF attachment protein activity), producing the protein MPDPRSLIAEAEKLLKPQSGFFSFLSGSSASMRKEDATDLYIQAANSYRLKKDFNLAGAQFVKAAEIQESLGNHNDTANHLVEAYKCFKGVSPTDAISSLSKAIHIFLTQNGQFRRAANFTMDLAELYESVNDYENASKSYEQAGDYFTTDHAEALANKAFLKCADLYALNGNYKRAVELYDNIIKNSLGNSLSRWSLKDYFFKVVLCVLCMDDVIEAHKRKDQFLQDDPSWGQSREYKLVEGILESIDQGDVEGFSDKVFDFDQFSKLDKLKTQLLLKVKNSVVAKDDDDLL; encoded by the coding sequence ATGCCAGATCCTCGTTCATTGATAGCTGAAGCTGAAAAGCTTCTTAAACCACAGCTGGGattttttctgtttctttCAGGTTCTTCCGCTTCCATGAGAAAGGAAGATGCAACTGATCTTTATATTCAAGCAGCCAACCTGTATCgattaaaaaaagatttcaatttagcAGGTGCTCAATTTGTCAAGGCAGCCGAAATACAAGAGAGTTTAGGCAATCATAATGATACTGCTAACCATTTAGTAGAAGCTTACAAGTGTTTCAAAGGAGTATCGCCAACAGACGCTATTTCGTCTTTGTCAAAGGCAATTCACATTTTCTTAACCCAAAATGGTCAGTTTAGAAGAGCCGCAAACTTCACCATGGATTTAGCCGAGCTTTATGAATCAGttaatgattatgaaaatgCCAGCAAAAGTTATGAACAAGCAGGAGATTACTTCACTACTGACCATGCTGAAGCCCTTGCCAACAAGGCATTTTTAAAATGTGCAGACTTGTATGCATTGAATGGCAATTATAAAAGAGCTGTGGAATTATACGATAACATCATTAAAAACCTGCTTGGGAATTCTTTATCAAGATGGAGTTTGAAggattattttttcaaagtgGTCTTGTGTGTTTTGTGTATGGACGATGTAATTGAAGCTCACAAGAGAAAAGATCAGTTCCTTCAGGATGATCCAAGCTGGGGACAATCAAGAGAATACAAATTAGTTGAAGGCATACTTGAAAGTATTGATCAAGGGGATGTTGAAGGTTTCTCGGACAAAGTATTTGACTTCGATCAGTTTAGTAAACTTGACAAATTGAAGAcccagttgttgttgaaggtGAAGAATTCAGTTGTTGCAAaggatgatgatgatttgttGTAG
- a CDS encoding uncharacterized protein (Putative protein of unknown function; Hap43-induced; required for normal biofilm growth; F-12/CO2 early biofilm induced), whose product MLHIVVIDMLPGRVRKKREFYRNFHKLIIISIFFSEHSSRFQTSKPHPMEAKNLHTWLPFTDNDWILKIIQLSEKEFIASTSNGSLIGYSISNLSSTPTIKIEKAHESSINDIVKIDNDSIASCSSDGIKIWNLRSKSAIVTLTNAKKSNFLSLAYKNNLLAAGTELVGVDAELHIWDIRNTDNVVRSFVDSHHDDITALEFHPTLTNYLMSGSTDGYVNIYNLIETEEDEALHQVINFASVHSCHFITESRISILTHMETLMIHDLNDTNYEELVEPKFKDFGDLRKEWPSNEYVIDISPTGFAAYGSNSESSLSLLPFDPESESFDLSKLISFPKAHGEEVVRDFVLIPNSKMALSCGEDGRIKLWELPFQLKSFVLGSEEKETDITMTEGDVQSEKKSKKDKKDKKKDKKKDKKKHKKDVRFKPY is encoded by the coding sequence ATGCTCCATATCGTTGTCATCGATATGCTACCAGGTCGCGtacgaaaaaaaagagagttCTATAGAAACTTTCACAaactcatcatcatctctatttttttttccgaACACTCATCTCGATTCCAAACTTCCAAACCACACCCAATGGAAGCCAAAAATTTACATACATGGTTACCTTTCACAGATAATGATTGGATACTAAAGATTATTCAATTATCAGAGAAAGAATTTATTGCATCAACCAGTAATGGCTCTTTGATTggatattcaatttcaaacttgTCCTCTACCCCTACTATCAAGATCGAGAAAGCACATGAGTCTAGTATTAACGATATCGTGAAGATCGATAATGACTCAATTGCATCATGTTCAAGTGATGGTATTAAAATATGGAACTTAAGAAGCAAATCGGCAATTGTCACCTTGACAAATGCAAAAAAGTCCAATTTCTTGTCACTAGCATACAAGAATAATTTATTGGCAGCAGGTACTGAATTAGTAGGTGTCGACGCCGAGTTGCATATATGGGATATTAGAAACACAGATAATGTTGTTCGGTCTTTTGTTGATTCACACCATGATGATATCACTGCATTGGAATTCCACCCTACATTgacaaattatttgatgtCAGGCTCAACCGACGGGTACGTTAATATCTACAACTTGATTGAGACCGAGGAAGATGAAGCCTTGCATCAAGTCATAAACTTTGCCTCGGTGCACTCATGCCATTTTATCACAGAATCTAGAATTTCGATCTTGACACACATGGAGACTCTTATGATACATGATTTAAATGACACCAATTACGAGGAATTGGTTGAACCGAAATTCAAGGATTTTGGTGATCTTAGAAAAGAATGGCCACTGAACGAGTACGTGATAGATATCTCACCTACCGGATTTGCTGCCTATGGATCTAATTCTGAAAGCtctttatcattattgcCATTCGATCCTGAAAGTGAGAGCTTTGACctttcaaaattgatttcatttcCCAAAGCACACGGAGAGGAAGTTGTACGAGATTTCGTTTTGATACCGAACTCGAAAATGGCATTAAGCTGTGGGGAGGATGGAAGAATCAAGTTATGGGAACTACCTTTCCAATTAAAGTCATTTGTATTGGGCTcggaagaaaaagaaactgaTATCACCATGACAGAAGGTGACGTCCAACTGGAGAAGAAATCTAAAAAGGacaaaaaagataaaaagaaggacaaaaagaaagataaaaagaaacataAGAAAGACGTTAGATTTAAACCATATTAA
- the MGE1 gene encoding Mge1p (Putative mitochondrial matrix cochaperone; macrophage/pseudohyphal-repressed) → MHRALYNSLTKTANACCVSRSVRFVAPQVSVCNPQRLAFRFNSTNASKEAAKEEAPKEEVKSEEEQSSGAESEAQEADPLAELKDKLEKKDKELASMKNHYARAIADFRHLQETTKTEVQKAKDFALQKFAKDLLDSLDNFNLALGHVKEDTLKLNDEVRSLYEGVDMTKTVFEKTLNKYGIEKIDPIDQVFDPNLHEATFQMANPGKEPGTVFHVQQVGYTLNERVLRPAKVGVVKSEDDN, encoded by the coding sequence atgCATAGAGCTTTATATAATTCATTGACAAAAACGGCAAATGCTTGTTGTGTGTCTCGTTCTGTGAGATTTGTTGCTCCCCAAGTTTCAGTTTGTAATCCTCAAAGATTGGCCTTCCGTTTCAATTCAACTAATGCTTCCAAAGAAGCTGCCAAGGAAGAAGCCcctaaagaagaagttaaaTCTGAAGAGGAACAATCCTCTGGAGCTGAATCAGAGGCTCAAGAAGCTGATCCTTTGGCCgaattaaaagataaattGGAAAAGAAGGACAAGGAGTTGGCttcaatgaaaaatcattatGCTAGAGCTATCGCTGATTTCCGCCATTTACAAGAAACTACCAAGACTGAAGTTCAGAAAGCTAAAGATTTTGCTTTACAAAAATTTGCTAAGGATTTGTTGGATTCCCTTGATAACTTCAACTTGGCACTTGGTCACGTTAAAGAAGATactttgaaattaaatgatgaagTCAGAAGCTTGTACGAAGGTGTTGACATGACCAAGACTGtctttgaaaaaacttTGAACAAATACGGAATAGAGAAAATTGATCCTATTGACCAAGTCTTTGATCCAAATTTGCATGAAGCTACTTTCCAAATGGCCAATCCAGGCAAGGAACCAGGTACAGTTTTCCATGTTCAACAAGTTGGTTACACTTTGAACGAAAGAGTCTTGAGACCAGCTAAAGTTGGTGTTGTCAAATCTGAAGATgacaattga
- a CDS encoding uncharacterized protein (Predicted membrane transporter, member of the drug:proton antiporter (12 spanner) (DHA1) family, major facilitator superfamily (MFS)): MVNQVVENNDYEMVPGTVHLIDINGNLDVQKNGDIILQPQPTNNPNDPLTWSKSKRLIQFSLVWIWGLFVAVAINWVGPVFGVWEKDLKTTIGDLSNAVAVGFLFLGVGVLLVQPTTLKLGKRFIYIAGSIFTIISLAVGSQATEVGSIFAFKALVGLGASPCDSVVELSATDLFFQHERSTAISSLILALYAGSFVGPIIAGYITDSIGWKWCFYVQIIIYSTFLIIQIFFQQETTFRRSLSDETLEEEILQQIKSTEINNEKQIISEPLAKEIVDEESGSSSIESYKKKTYFQKMNIIHTDQNDSRSWLCIFYRPFFVLYYPAFIFGGIVYGSQMMWLSLTSTTQTLIYGAEPYNFSANGIGLTNLGCLVGSILGTFYGGKFVDWLSIRLAKKNNGILEPEYRLWAMIIPTILNAGGLLAYYLPCANKASWAFSVVLGQGALGFAMSSSGSICITYAIDSYPKVASEGIVLMLFIRNMMGMGFSYAISPWINRNGLVVVTWLMFMLSIIINGSFIVMLVFGKRFRRWTAAHYEKVSEPRYGEFFKR, translated from the coding sequence ATGGTAAATcaagttgttgaaaataatgattatgaaaTGGTACCAGGTACGGTAcatttgattgatattaatGGGAATTTGGATGTACAAAAAAATGGTGATATCATTTTACAGCCACAACCAACTAATAATCCAAATGACCCCTTGACTTGGTCTAAACTGAAACGActcattcaattttctcTTGTCTGGATCTGGGGTTTATTTGTTGCCGTTGCTATCAATTGGGTTGGACCAGTTTTCGGTGTTTGGgaaaaagatttgaaaaccACTATAGGAGATTTATCTAATGCAGTTGCCGTTGGGTTTCTATTTTTGGGTGTTGGAGTATTACTTGTACAACCAACAACTTTAAAATTAGGTAAAAggtttatttatattgCTGGGAGTATTTTCACAATAATTTCCTTAGCAGTTGGATCTCAAGCAACAGAAGTGGGGTCTATATTTGCATTCAAGGCACTTGTTGGTCTTGGTGCTAGTCCATGTGATAGTGTGGTAGAGCTTAGTGCCACTGACCTTTTCTTTCAACATGAAAGATCAACAGCTATTTCTTCATTGATTCTTGCATTGTATGCGGGTTCATTTGTTGGACCAATTATTGCAGGGTACATCACTGATTCAATTGGTTGGAAATGGTGCTTTTATGTACAAATCATTATATATCTGACATTTTTGATTATccaaattttctttcaacaGGAAACAACTTTTAGAAGATCCTTAAGTGATGAGACATTAGAGGAGGAAATTTTGCAGCAAATCAAGTCAACCGAAATCaacaatgaaaaacaaattatttctGAACCGCTTGCAAAGGAAATAGTAGATGAAGAGCTGGGATCTTCAAGTATTGAGTCatacaaaaagaaaacttatttccaaaaaatGAACATTATACATACCGATCAAAATGATTCCAGAAGTTGGTTGTGTATTTTTTATCGTCCATTTTTTGTACTTTATTATCCTGCATTTATCTTTGGTGGGATTGTGTATGGAAGTCAAATGATGTGGTTACTGTTGACATCAACCACTCAAACCTTGATATATGGTGCTGAACCATACAATTTCTCAGCTAACGGGATTGGTTTGACTAACTTGGGATGTTTGGTTGGGTCAATTTTGGGTACATTTTATGGTGggaaatttgttgattggCTTTCTATTAGATTGgctaaaaaaaacaacgGTATCTTGGAACCTGAGTATCGATTATGGGCCATGATTATTCCAACGATACTAAATGCAGGTGGATTATTGGCGTACTATCTTCCTTGTGCCAACAAAGCATCATGGGCTTTTTCAGTCGTTTTAGGACAAGGAGCATTGGGTTTTGCAATGAGTAGCTCTGGTAGTATTTGCATTACTTATGCCATTGATTCTTATCCTAAAGTCGCCAGTGAAGGAATTGTTTTAATGTTGTTCATTAGAAATATGATGGGGATGGGGTTCTCATATGCCATTCTGCCATGGATTAACAGAAATGGCCTTGTGGTTGTTACGTGGTTGATGTTCATGTTGTCGATTATTATAAATGGAAGTTTTATAGTAATGTTGGTGTTTGGAAAGAGGTTCAGGCGTTGGACTGCCGCTCATTATGAAAAAGTTTCTGAGCCTAGATATGGAGAATTCTTTAAACGTTAG
- the LYS12 gene encoding homoisocitrate dehydrogenase (Homoisocitrate dehydrogenase; catalyzes 4th step in the alpha-aminoadipate pathway of lysine biosynthesis; clade-associated gene expression; protein level decreases in stationary phase cultures; Spider biofilm repressed) yields MLAARSSIRRCFSTSSTTLKSLKIGLIPGDGIGREVIPAGKAVLENLPAKHDLQFEFVNLDAGFELFKKTGTALPDETVDVLKKECDGALFGAVSSPTTKVAGYSSPIVALRKKLGLYANVRPVKSVEGIGRPVDMVIVRENTEDLYIKEERVYKKEDGTKVAEAIKRITETASTRIAKMAYEIALQREAVRKGTSGKQLHEKPSVTVTHKSNVLSQSDGLFRETCRAVYDANANEYGGIEYKEQIVDSMVYRMFREPEIFDVVVAPNLYGDILSDGAAALVGSLGVVPSANVGDNFAIGEPCHGSAPDIEGKGISNPVATIRSTALMLEFMGYPEAAATIYQAVDANLAEDKIKTPDLGGNSTTQEVIDDIIRRF; encoded by the coding sequence aTGTTAGCTGCTAGATCTTCAATTCGTCGTTGTTTCTCAACTTCTTCTACTACTTTAAAGTCCTTGAAAATTGGTTTAATTCCTGGGGACGGGATTGGTCGTGAGGTTATACCTGCTGGTAAGGCTGTTTTAGAAAACTTACCAGCCAAACACGATTTGCAATTCGAATTTGTCAACTTGGATGCCGGTTTCGAATTGTTCAAGAAAACAGGCACAGCTTTACCTGATGAAACTGTTgatgttttgaaaaaggAATGTGATGGTGCATTGTTTGGGGCTGTTTCATCGCCAACCACTAAAGTTGCTGGATACTCTTCCCCAATTGTTGCattgagaaaaaaattgggttTATATGCCAATGTCAGACCAGTTAAATCTGTTGAAGGAATTGGTAGACCAGTTGATATGGTTATTGTACGTGAAAACACAGAAGATTTGTACATCAAGGAAGAAAGAGTCTACAAAAAGGAAGATGGTACAAAAGTTGCTGAAGctattaaaagaattacCGAAACTGCTTCCACCAGAATTGCCAAAATGGCATATGAAATTGCATTACAAAGAGAAGCTGTTAGAAAAGGTACATCAGGCAAGCAACTCCATGAAAAACCATCAGTGACTGTTACCCATAAATCAAATGTGTTGTCACAATCTGATGGGTTATTCCGTGAAACTTGTCGTGCTGTGTATGACGCTAATGCCAATGAATATGGTGGAATTGAATACAAAGAGCAGATTGTCGATTCCATGGTTTATCGTATGTTCAGAGAACCAGAGATctttgatgttgttgttgctccAAACTTGTACGGTGATATTTTGAGTGATGGTGCTGCTGCTTTAGTCGGTTCTTTGGGTGTTGTTCCATCTGCCAATGTCGGAGACAATTTTGCTATTGGTGAACCTTGTCATGGTTCTGCTCCTGATATTGAAGGCAAAGGTATTTCTAACCCGGTTGCCACTATCAGATCTACTGCGTTGATGTTGGAATTCATGGGTTACCCAGAAGCTGCTGCTACTATTTATCAAGCTGTTGATGCCAACTTGGCAGAAGACAAGATCAAGACCCCAGATTTGGGTGGTAATTCTACTACCCAAGAGGTTATAGATGATATCATTAGAAGATTCTAA
- a CDS encoding uncharacterized protein (Ortholog of C. dubliniensis CD36 : Cd36_26390, Debaryomyces hansenii CBS767 : DEHA2C05302g, Pichia stipitis Pignal : PICST_68531 and Spathaspora passalidarum NRRL Y-27907 : SPAPADRAFT_59916): MGTVESLVKLRTLTKKYCEDDTQVNFNELYNHVFSDGPSIQYLDVLLDCKVLDKTILLIVEGKYLDTLKFYKFSLRLLVHEYFRRNGNKRKVKDVFFFQLNNKLRWKFVDKLANFVIDKSIKDYEIKIDILRLFSILQLSEEFGRYIFVHCIYDTDIQLNYSLEDIDDNLSEDVKEKRKNQHWLLQLINSFGIKTDVSLTNWQCAIVRFLLSWCSSRKYGEYIQLFLKAVGAPSYFAIYASQGTIESVNLLKHVLEINYCSVTFSQFRQALRLMFKDHTQLINKVVSYTSLYDSSFESFSVLLNQYLTVSEAKELLDRFIPTEKQANFGSLKQLTDANDKKRFYIDVILTQVYQSSTFKHRFWKFVTEKSFDDIPQDMKFVTHYPTFERFVKAMSFEIKDDGLREIHDHLKVVMGRIKPKNALSYTGTSKYFTKIESLVTLSPQEYEITVDERFEGDEFKFAAAVTICKPVKGENLKKLGIGLVRVGRITKQNRTFIFKCENLEGSNVTHLVFLPNTAILKALKVLSYNNEMIYVQNITNTSLVTKCLFDNNMGDSTEDSNKPLSVSQIFSVKKYGDISMVLPDVTDFHTIVLTPSKTFLQQYKDVLLIRYGDAQSVDAVLRYASEYFKKIQTVLGNGDVLELKKISSPLQLDRILDNCLNKWDNIISTNGNELPSEYLKIVRNPISNSSDAARETTFLKQTIRVIKKAWFLFGKDLNMTVWNYICNSFSVVMTVDDWINVFDKIQVDTSFVYINCDVSVLLMSYFKVDWQKQRSGSIKIIGGGLEDLFSFKTPKEITHKIQSNSNIPTFNPGLGCTKQLISAQNQLEEAELCVLLYRYMRALGYPRESIGIWVSCKRQLDLINEIAKESDLDKDVGSPIVLFNKSGIHDYDHVSYSIVSLFTDSGYKELDCPGTLGNYYFSSNIEVDKELLDLSDSTTDYRLKIVEGEKFGLKERTNESTVAVQSKVQFQKLIDRL, from the coding sequence ATGGGAACTGTTGAGAGTTTAGTGAAACTAAGAACTCtaaccaaaaaatattgtGAAGATGATACTCAAGTCAATTTCAATGAACTATACAATCATGTTTTTAGTGATGGGCCAAGCATACAATATCTTGATGTTTTACTCGATTGTAAGGTTCTAGACAAAACAATACTTCTTATAGTGGAAGGCAAGTATTTAGATACtttgaaattttacaaGTTTTCATTAAGGTTATTAGTACATGAATATTTCAGGCGAAATGGTAATAAACGGAAAGTCAAAGAtgtgttttttttccaattgaataataaacttCGATGGAAATTTGTCGACAAATTGGCAAACTTTGTAATTGACAAATCTATAAAGGACTATGAGATTAAAATAGATATTTTGAGATTGTTCTCGATTTTACAGCTAAGTGAAGAGTTTGGAAGATATATTTTTGTGCATTGCATCTATGACACCGACATACAGTTGAATTACTCATTGGAGGATATCGACGATAACTTGTCCGAAGATGttaaagaaaagagaaagaatCAGCATTGGTTGTTACAGCTAATTAATAGTTTTGGAATCAAGACCGATGTATCCCTCACAAATTGGCAATGTGCTATTGTCAGGTTTTTACTTTCTTGGTGTTCAAGCCGTAAATACGGGgaatatattcaattgtttctaAAGGCGGTAGGTGCACCGTCATACTTTGCAATATATGCTAGTCAAGGGACAATTGAGCTGGTAAATCTTTTGAAGCATGTTTTGGAAATCAACTATTGCAGTGTCACTTTCTCTCAATTCAGGCAGGCTTTACGTCTTATGTTTAAGGATCATACACAACTTATAAACAAGGTTGTATCATATACTTCGCTTTATGATAGTTCTTTTGAGAGCTTCTCGGTATTGCttaatcaatatttaaCTGTTTCAGAGGCAAAGGAATTGCTTGATCGATTTATTCCTACTGAAAAGCAAGCTAATTTTGGTTCTTTAAAGCAATTGACAGACgcaaatgataaaaaacGATTTTATATCGATGTAATATTGACGCAAGTATATCAATCGTCGACATTCAAACATCgtttttggaaatttgTCACAGAAAAGAGCTTTGACGATATTCCTCAAGATATGAAGTTTGTGACTCATTACCCAACATTTGAAAGGTTTGTTAAAGCCATGAGTTTCGAGATTAAAGATGATGGGCTTCGTGAAATACACGATCATTTAAAGGTCGTAATGGGAAGGATAAAACCAAAGAATGCCCTTTCGTATACTGGCACAAGTAAATACTTTACAAAAATCGAGAGCCTTGTTACCTTACTGCCACAGGAATATGAAATCACTGTTGATGAACGATTTGAAGGAgatgaattcaaatttgctgctgctgtCACTATCTGTAAGCCTGTAAAAGGCGAAAATCTTAAGAAGTTAGGTATTGGTTTGGTTAGAGTTGGCAGGATCACAAAGCAAAATAGAACTTTCATATTCAAGTGTGAAAATCTTGAGGGTTCAAATGTTACTCATTTGGTATTTTTGCCAAATACTGCCATTTTGAAGGCTTTAAAAGTATTGTCCTACAACAACGAGATGATTTATGTGCAAAACATAACAAATACTCTGTTGGTCACCAAATGTCTTTTTGACAATAATATGGGAGACAGTACTGAAGATTCAAACAAACCGTTGTCGGTATCTCAAATTTTTTCTGTGAAGAAATATGGTGACATATCAATGGTACTTCCTGATGTCACGGATTTTCACACTATAGTTCTCACGCCATCAAAGACTTTCCTTCAGCAATACAAAGATGTCTTGTTAATTAGGTATGGAGATGCACAATCGGTCGATGCTGTTTTGAGATATGCCAGtgaatattttaaaaaaatacaaaccGTTCTTGGGAATGGAGATGTTTtagaattgaagaaaatttctCTGCCTTTGCAACTTGATCGGATTTTAGACAATTGTCTTAACAAGTGGGATAACATTATTCTGACCAACGGCAATGAGTTACCCAGTGAgtatttaaaaattgtgaGAAATCCTATATCTAATTCAAGTGATGCTGCAAGGGAAACGACATTTTTAAAGCAAACTATTAGAGTTATAAAGAAAGCATGGTTTCTATTTGGTAAAGATCTCAACATGACGGTGTGGAATTATATTTGCAACAGCTTTTCTGTTGTAATGACAGTGGACGATTGGATAAATGTCTTTGATAAAATACAGGTTGACACTTCCTTCGTGTATATAAACTGTGATGTGCTGGTACTTTTAATGTCTTACTTCAAAGTTGATTGGCAGAAACAACGATCTGGTAGcattaaaattattggtggtgggTTGGAagatttgttttcattcaaaACTCCAAAAGAAATTACCCACAAAATCCAGTCTAATCTGAACATTCCCACGTTTAATCCAGGATTGGGTTGTACAAAGCAACTTATATCTGCTCAAAACCAACTTGAAGAAGCTGAACTATGTGTGTTATTATATCGCTACATGCGAGCTTTAGGCTATCCACGTGAGTCGATTGGTATATGGGTATCGTGCAAGCGACAGTTGGATCtaatcaatgaaattgcGAAAGAATCAGATTTAGATAAAGATGTTGGGCTGCCAATTGTgcttttcaataaatctgGGATTCATGATTATGATCATGTTAGTTATTCTATTGTATCTCTCTTCACTGATTCAGGGTATAAGGAGCTTGATTGCCCTGGTACTTTGGGAAATTACTACTTCAGTAGTAACATCGAAGTAGACAAAGAATTGCTTGATTTATCTGATTCTACAACAGATTACAGGCTAAAGATTGTTGAAGGAGAAAAGTTTGGCTTAAAAGAGAGGACTAATGAAAGTACCGTTGCTGTACAAAGTAAAGtccaatttcaaaagttAATAGATCGTTTATAA
- a CDS encoding MIND complex subunit (Ortholog(s) have role in chromosome segregation and nuclear MIS12/MIND complex localization) encodes MSADENNKVRFERLRLVARKALEQSIKKSLTMEQVKTCFPTLVTSQDGVRSLELALSQMSGFWHANSLDEFDLIYKEKDIESKLDELDDIIQNAQRTKDSGKEPSNIDQLSPLEIVDSTIVSNSKNVLDSLQMIYDQLCLDNAELYTELSELTKESTRINNSIKSGIEQLNKEANSVELEKAGLQIDKLIDILEEK; translated from the coding sequence ATGTCCGCCGATGAAAATAACAAAGTGAGATTTGAGCGGTTGAGGCTTGTTGCCAGGAAAGCCTTAGAACAACTGATTAAAAAGTCTTTGACTATGGAGCAAGTAAAAACATGTTTTCCGACTCTAGTGACTTCTCAAGATGGAGTCAGATCACTCGAATTGGCCCTTTCACAAATGTCCGGGTTTTGGCATGCAAACTCGTTGGACGAATTTGATCTAatatataaagaaaaagatattgaatCTAAACTAGATGAATTGGACGATATAATACAGAATGCTCAACGGACTAAAGACAGTGGGAAAGAACCAAGTAATATAGATCAGCTTTCACCtttagaaattgttgattccACGATTGTTAGCAATAGCAAAAATGTTTTGGATAGTCTTCAAATGATATACGACCAATTGTGTCTCGATAATGCTGAGCTATATACAGAACTTTCAGAACTCACAAAAGAAAGCACTAGAATCAATAATTCTATAAAATCCGGTATTGAACAATTAAACAAAGAAGCTAATAGTGTTGAGCTAGAAAAAGCGGGACTTCAAATTGACAAATTAATAGATATCcttgaagaaaaataa
- a CDS encoding mitochondrial 37S ribosomal protein uS15m (Ortholog(s) have structural constituent of ribosome activity and mitochondrial small ribosomal subunit localization): MFKFTTRFLSTSRSLLSQAGESTSSASATIPRFHVKFGAKQFIEPGTNKRRAKRLRRKETRIKKQIIRDVNTLKQHEVKNVSLKVDPVLGDPNCGFVERIMKKVENQELTLAYGIDRVEFEKLLYAAEKLSLENASKNEALRESVIQTEENKRKAVMTILNLKNTNVPDKKKMAIKFAREEMQRSPGDTASPEVQAAIATIKIHYGMQQVKNMPKDKINIQGVRKLVQYRQTILKYLKRKNPESYYYTIAKLGLTDDVIVREFNMGKQYMQDFKVWGDKVLVKETNSVAKKNKKIKDLKDRVAKYNELAKKNYEIMYGTK; encoded by the coding sequence ATGTTCAAGTTTACTACCCGTTTTTTATCTACAAGTCGTCTGTTGCTTAGTCAGGCTGGAGAATCCACGTCAAGTGCAAGTGCAACAATTCCTCGTTTCCACGTGAAATTTGGAGCCAAACAGTTCATTGAACCTGGTACCAATAAACGTAGAGCCAAAAGATTAAGAAGAAAGGAAACAAGAATCAAGAAGCAGATCATTCGTGATGTAAACACTTTGAAGCAACATGAAGTCAAAAATGTCTCACTTAAGGTAGATCCAGTATTGGGAGACCCAAACTGTGGGTTTGTTGAAAGAATTATGAAGAAAGTTGAGAACCAAGAGCTAACTCTAGCTTATGGTATTGACAGAGtggaatttgaaaaactttTATATGCAGCTGAGAAGTTGTCACTTGAAAATGCTTCCAAGAACGAAGCTTTACGAGAATCCGTTATTCAAAcagaagaaaacaaaagaaaagccGTTATGACCATTCTCAATTTAAAAAACACCAACGTACCagacaaaaagaaaatggcAATAAAGTTTGCTCGTGAAGAAATGCAAAGAAGTCCTGGCGATACAGCTTCTCCAGAAGTTCAAGCTGCCATAGCTACCATCAAAATACATTATGGTATGCAACAAGTTAAAAACATGCCAAaagataaaataaatattcaagGAGTAAGAAAGTTAGTTCAATACAGACAAactattttgaaatatttaaaaagaaaaaacccTGAACTGTATTATTATACGATAGCAAAGTTGGGATTGACCGATGATGTTATAGTTCGTGAATTCAACATGGGTAAACAGTACATGCAAGATTTCAAGGTCTGGGGTGACAAGGTTTTGGTTAAGGAAACCAATAGTGTTGCTaagaaaaacaagaaaattaaagatCTTAAAGATAGAGTGGCCAAGTATAACGAATTGgcaaagaagaattatGAGATTATGTACGGTACTAAGTAG